Genomic window (Jeotgalibacillus haloalkalitolerans):
ATCAATTATGTAATTATTATCATAATGATGCAGCAACCTCCACCCCACCTGTATCTTTATTATTCTGAGTCCGGAAGCTGCACGGTATATTTATTATTAGCATCTAACATTTCATCAACTAATCTACTAATATCATCAGTAAACGAATCAAGAGATCCCGAAGGTTCGATGGCTAGTGAAGATAACGCTTTTAAAGACAGGTACATTTCTAGCTGAGTATCGTAGGTTTGCTGGTACTCAGCTGGCGGGCTTTTAAGATCTGAAATTTGTGTTTCTACAGAAGCCATTAATTCTTCAAGTTCTTCAATACTTCCATCATCGCTAAACTCAATATACTGATAATAAAGAGCAGTATCAAAATCTTTAGCAACATTGCCACCAATCTGAACTTCATCTTCATAAATAACATCATACCAGACTGAATAATACTGATCTGTCATCTCTTCAGCTTTTATACCGGCTTCCATCATAGCTTCCTGAAGAGCCTCTACTTTAGCATGATAATCACTAGAATTTTCAACTGACGACTGTGTTTCCTCCTTTACATCCATATCATCTGAAGAATTTGTAGAAGAGCATCCCGTGACAAGTAAAACCCCTGCAGTTAACAAAAAAGTTCTTTTAAACATAAAATCCCTCCTTTGATTACCTGTTTTGTCTTAAGTAATTAAACGATACAAAATATGTAACTCTATTATACTCTAATAAGAACCAATAAGATATATTTATTCATTATAAAGAACTTAATTTTGCTGTTTATAGATAAAGTTTAAGCAGGTATTTGCAAGCCAATTCCTGTCATTTAAATCAGATTGTTATGCTTATAGTTTATGATCATTATCAAGCAGTGAATCCACAGTCCCACACTACTATTTATAAATATATTAAGTAATAATAACTAAATAATTAATAAATTATTGAAATTAAATAAAGGGTTACCATTTGAGATGTCGAATTCTTGTATAGAGAAAGTGTTATCCAAGAAGAACACAAACAAGACTTCTAGGGAACTTTGTATGAATGTGTAGTTATGTGTAATGTCAATTTGAAATAACTGATGCTCTTAATAGATTTAAAAATCTAAGACTTTGAGGTGAAAGTATGGGAAGTTACGAACTATGGTTAGATGAAAGTGGAGATTTTGAAAAGGACTTAGAAGGAAAAGAAGTTCCTTCATTAGTTGGAGGGCTGCTTTGTCCGGCTGGATTTTTAAACGAGATAGATGGAAATAAAATATTAAATGAAGCCAAAGCTAAAGTTCCATCAATTCCAGATTGGGTTCACGCTACAGATATCAAGGGTAAAAAGTACGGGGATTTTGCAATTACAGTATTACAAAGTTTAATAAATCAAAACATAAATCTAGTGATCTTCGAGAACCAAGAAAAGCTTAAAGTCGTCAATAGTGATGTTACTTATATTCATATTTTATCTGAAGGTATTGTTCAACTATTTCAAACTTTAGCAATGGTTGATAAAGAAATTAAGTTACACATAATAGCGGCAAATCGAATGAAAGCAACTGATAATTATAAAAGCAAGATACCGAATGCAGAGTATAGACAAAGGTTAGAAGAAAAAATGGAGCTATCTTTCGCAAGACGAAACCTTATAACTAATAAATGGTCATGGGAACTGTCATTAGGATCTGCACGAAAAGATCCAAGATTAATGCTGGCAGATGTTATATGTCACTCATGGTTTCGTCGGAATGGTAATAAATTTATTGAAGAGCAAAAAAAACAGTTGGGAATTTTATATAAACAGGAATATCACTTCACAGCATTTGAAAAGGCAACTTTATCAGTTATAAAGCGACAATTAGCTGAAGGTCAAGTCGGAGAAGCGCTTTACGAATTACTTATAATGGAAAATGAAAGTCGATTATCAAATGGAGATACGAAAAAGATTAGGTCGTCTAATAAATTAAACACACAAATTAATTCAATTATTGAATTAATAATGAAGCATTTAAAACAGCTGCCTGATTTCGCACAGACTACTCACCTTTCAATAGTAACTAATAGATTAAAGACACTTATACATTTACATAGAGACTTTATAAAAGCTGAGGAAATATTGAATAAAGTAAAGGAACTGATTATTCCTGAATTAAAAAAGTACAAGATTGAAAACAATTTATTTATCTTTAACATAAACTTAATGCTTTTTACTAATGCTACTCATCAGGGGAATATCAATCTGGCTGAAAAACAAATAAATGAGAACAGACAACATCTTAATACTCTCATGCAGAGATGGGAAAGTCTCAATTTAGTACTTGATTTTTTAGTTAGAGAATCGGTTCACTTAATAAATGTTTATGACTTTAAAGATGTCATTATTAAAATGGATCAGTTACAGAAATTTATTGATAGTACAATTGAACTCTTTCCCCTTGCTTTTAAAGATGAACTCTCTTTGGAGGCTCAAAAAATCAATTCTGATATAAGAGGAAAAGTAATCGGTACCAGGTTACAGGCAAGATGCTTTTTGAGTAGAGAGGAACCAGCGCAAATTTCATTAGCTCAATTAGACTCTGATGAAGCTATAAAAGAATTTATAGATAAAAGTGATCTGAGTAGACAGTATCAATATAGAAGTCAAATTGAGTGTGAAGCTGGGAACTACGTGGCTGCTATTAGTTGGTTAGGCAGTTCAGTAGATATTCATGACGATCATGTAGATCCATTAGTTTTATTAAATAAAATATTATCTTCTTCTCAAAAAGTATTTGGTATTATGCACTATTCAAGAATAATGAGTGAAGCGGCAGTGAATGGTGAAAAAGATTTGTCCAACTCCTTATATGAGAGTTGGGTCAAAGCTGAGGTGACCACACAAGTTAGAAAGGGTTGTAATAATAATCACCCGTATGAAATTATTTATTGGAAACTTGGTACGTATTTAATGATAAATGGTGATACTAAAGCTGCTATAGAAAGATATAAATTAGCAGTTGATATATGCTTTGCTCATGAAGAACATCTGACTATGCGATCAATAGGATTGGCGATATTAGCAGAATTAGCTTCGTTTTTATTTAGTGAAGAGAGGTATGTTAAAGAAGCGCATAATATTGTTAAGCAATTACTTAATAAGTACGAAAGATTTATGAAAGAGATAAGTGTACCTTCCATAAATAATTTTTTTGAGGACTGGGATAAAAAACTTCATAAAATACGAATTTTACCTATTTCTGAACAAAGTAATATACTTTATGATTTATCTCGAAAAGTTGGGTATTAGAAAATTTAAGGAGGATTATAATGAGGAAAAATTTAAATGAATACTTTTTAAGGGAGAGAAAAATAGATTACTACTTAAGTTTAGAAAGTGTTAAAGATAAAATGAATTTTATTTTAAATTCATTTGGTTTAGAAGGACCTTTTCTCGTAGGAACATTAAAAAAAACTGCTTCAGGGGCAATAATAATTGTGGATTTAATAGATCCGTACAAACAAATAAGGCTAGAAAAAAAAATTGTTGAAGAAGCAGCAATTACAAATACAGCTTATTATGGGATGGGAAATAACAAAGACGATGTAAATGCATTTGTAGATGAAAAAGTTCTGTTTAAATTCAGACCTGACGAAACGGTAGGGAAACAAGGTATATTAGAAAGAGGTAATGTATTAAGAGTTGTATATGGATCCATAGAAATAATTAATCGGGAAAATATAAATGACCTTAAAAGAAAAATTGGTATAGAGCCTGATATCGCAGAGCACTCGCCAGATTTAAAGGTCATAAAAAATAAAAAAGGAAATATATACTATAATAATGCGAAAAATAGTAATTTAATAAAGGGAAACATAAGTAAGAAAAACAAAGGGTCGAAAAGCATAGATTTAAATATGAGTGATTTACTGAAAAAACAAAAAAAACAATTAGAAAATAGAGAAAAAAATTTGATAGCAAAAGAAGAACAGATTACAAAAATAATTGAGAAACTGACTTACCAAGAACAAGAACTAGTGGAAAGAGAAAGATTTTTAGAAGAACTAGGCCTAATTGAAAAAAAGAGGTCTAGCTTGAGTATAAAACCAGAAGGTACTTTTAAAGTATCTCAAATTAATCATGATTTAATTCAAAATATACAGCAATATATATTTACAAATACTCATGACCATTTGAAATACGAAACAGAGGTTATAGAAAATTTTACGGCATCTCTTCAAACTAATCAGATGATTATTTTATCAGGTTCGTCAGGAACAGGAAAGACTAGCTTGATTTCCGCATTCTCTAAAAGTGTTGGGGCCAGTTTTAAAGTCATTCCAGTACAATCTAGCTGGTTAGATAGGCAAGACTTATTAGGATATTTAAACCCGTTAAGCAAGATTTATGTTTCTACTCCATTTTTAGACGCAATTAAAGAGGCAAAGAATGACGAAGAAAGGCTTTATATAATTTGTTTAGATGAAATTAATTTAGCTCAAATAGAATATTACCTAGCAGACCTACTGAGTTTAAGAGAGCACCAAGAGGGAATTCCTTTGTACAGCAAACAAGAATATTCTTTTTATCTTGAAGAAATTAAGTGGTACGTTAAAAATCGATACAATTTGAGAAAAGAAGATGACGCAGAAAAATTACTCAAAGCCAATTTGAAAATTAATGATAAAGATATTTTTAAGTATTCGCAAAGGTACAACAATCTTAGAAAATACGGACATAACCTAAATATTCCTAAAAATGTTCGAATTGTTGGAACGATGAATGTGGATGGGACGACAAAGCCTTTAAGCCCTAAAGTAATTGATCGAAGTTTTATCTTTGAAATAAATAAGCAAAATATTAATCTTGAAATGAATAAAGATTTAAAAGAAGTTTTCGTCCCAGCAGAGAATTGGTCTTTAAGTAATTTGAAGATTGACGAGACGGATTTTATTAAAAAACTGAAAGAAATAAATTCATTACTTAAAGAATGTAATGCTGAAATCAATAGCCGAACCGAAAAACATATTTACTATTTAGAAATATCTTATAATAATTTAAAAAAAGATCCAATGGAAGTACACGACTTAATTATAATGGGCAAAGTGTTGCCTAAAATAAATATTTTTATAGATGATACTTTTAATACACACTATCAAATACAAAATGAAATAGAAAAATTAGTTGGTAAAAAATCTAAATCTTACAACAAGGTTACTGAAATGATTGCGAAATCTGAAGTAACTAATGTTTTTACTTATTGGGGGTAAGTATGTGGAAATAAAACCAATCATGATAAATGTACATTATGATAAAAATGCAGAATTGTACGAAAGAATGCTTCCAGTTATTAATATTGAAGAAGTAGCTGAAATACAATTTGATCCCATTAATGAATGTTGGTATACATTTAATCATTATCAAAATTATTCAGTGATAGAAGAAGAAGTTGTTTATGCTCAAATAGGATTTAAAGTAATACGGAATGGCCATGAAAAAAAGTCTGAGGAAGTGATGTATATAAAAAATGACGAAGGAGTGAATAAAAAACTTTTTTTGTATAAAGATGTATGGTTTGAATTGAGTAAATTCAAGTTTAATAAGAAAAAAAAACGAATTGAATACTCTTCAGAAAAAAGGGATCAAATTGCAGGGTTAAATCAATCTGGAAATTTAATTCCAATATTAAAAACATTGTCCGGACAAACTATAAAAGATGGCAAAAACGTTTTATTTTTGCCTTCATCTATTTCTCTAGATAACTATCGAATAATGGTAGCGGATATTTTTTACGTTTATATTGATTTATTAAGAGATAGTCATTCCAACGTTGTACTAAGTAGGCAAAAAACTAAATCTCTGGAGTGGATAAAAGAAATTATTTCTATAATTGAAAAACCTATCAATAAAATTAATAGAAATCCAGAGCAAAATTTTAATGTTAGAATTTCTAATGAGAAAATAAATCAATCTGAAAAAATATTTGACCCAATGACTTTAATACAACAAGAAATATTTTTAGGCAAAAACAAAATTAAAAGACCTGTTATTTATAAAGAAGTAAATACTTATGAAAACAGGATTATTAAACAGTTTTTAATGTCTTTAAAATTCTATATTAATTTATATCTAAAAGAAAAGTTAATCGATTCTAAAAAACTAAATATTGAATCAGAGTTAAAAGTTTTAAAGGCAAAAAAAGATTTCTTGACATCTTTCGATAAAAATGATGTGCAGCAATTGTCTGATATTGAGGCTCGTTATGATAAAGAACTCAAAAAGTATGTGCAAAATCTAAAAGTTAATCTGAAAAAAACTCTATATCATACACATGAAAATACAAATATGAATAACATGATTAATGTAGAGTTAAAATTTGCAGTGACAATTCCTATTAAATCAAAAAAAACTGATTATATAAACGGTGATATAGAAACGGAATACTCCACTGAATGGAATAATAGTTCTGGAAAGTGGGATCTAGAGTTAATTTCTTATTCATATCAAAAAGATACAAGTGGAAAGATTGTAGTAAGTTCCAAGACCACTGAAAAATTTAATAAGAAATTTAAATTACAGTTAAGATCAAAAAATGTTAACGAACACTTATCTCTATTAAAGAGTTTTAAAGAACTAGAAAATAATAAAACATATCTTTATGCTATTAGTGGTAATATTCAGAAAGATAAAGAGGTTTTCGATTTCTCGAACAAGGATTTTATTGGGAAAAATGAAAAGGGTAATTATAAAAAATATAATTTTTTATTTTCAGAAATAAAAGAAATATATGTTAACAACAATAAAATAGACCTTAGTAGAAAATACTTATTAGATGACTTAGTCAATGAATTATTGTCAATGGATAAAACATATGCTGGAATATTGGACAAACAAATGGAGAATAGGCTAAAAATTTCTTCATACAAAGAGCAGCAGGGCTTGAGAAGTCAACTATCGAATATTCTTGGAGAAGAGCAGGAGTACAAAAAATTATATAAGAAAATTAAGTATTTATTAAGTTTAAAATTGTTTAAAGATATCGAGATTACTAATTTTGAATTTGTTAAAGCTACACAACTTTTTTTACATAACACAGACTATAGAGTAGTTTGGGAAGTTTTAAAACAAAATAAGTTTTTACAAACCCCATCTTTATTTGCTAAGAACAACCAAAATTTCATCAGTATTAAAAACGTTAATGATATATATGAGATTTGGTCTTTTATAAAAATGTTTTATCTACTTAAAAACGAACTAGGCTGGAAACTTGAAGATAAAAGAAGTTTTACTAGTGAAATCGAATTATTTCTCTCAGGTAAGAATAATAAGAAGAAAAATTTAAATGAATTCATTGTAAATTTATATAAAAATGATCATGAACTTGAATTATGTTATAACCCAAAACTCCCTAGACATAATCAAGCGTCATTAACACCGGATTATAGGTTTATTATAAGAAATAAAAAGAATCCAACTTTTCATTTAACTGTATATTTAGATGCTAAGTACAGAAATTATAGAGAACAATCAGAGAATGCTTGGATAAGGGATATCAAAGAAGTTGCTATTGAAAAATATTTGAGAACAACTTCTACAGATATAGATTTAAAAGGTGACCTTTCATTTATTCTTCACTGTGATGATCAATTTGGTGATGAAAAAGAAGTTGAAGGTACAAATTACAGTGCTGCATATGATAAAAGGTTTCAGGAATTAAATGGAAATAAACTTTATTTAGGTGAAGAATCAAACTATAATCAGGTTTTTTTGAAACGAGAAGAGTATGGGCATAGAGTAGGGTCAATATTTATGACTCCACAATCTACTTTTTCATTTATAAAATGGTTTAGAATGATTATGGAATATCATGTCGGGGACCACAAAACTTGTTGGAGATGTGGTTCAACCCATAATCAGGTAATAGAGACAGAAACATCTACCGAAACGGGCTACCCAAAACTTTATTTAGAATGTAACACATGCGGGGAATTTTGGGTAAAAGTACATTGTAGAAATGGGCACAAGTTAATTAAACACACTAATAATTTTCATCAACAAAAAGATAATTCTAACTCATGGTACGTTATATGTCCTTTATGTTTCCAAGGGAAATAGAATTAATGATTTATACAATATAAATGACTTTGAATAGTTACTTATAAGTCTAGATTCTCACAAATTTATAGAAGACAAAGTATTCCGGTGGTAACGATTGTGGCTTATCATAGGAGTTGGTGCTGAAATTCACTAGATTTTTGATGTTCAAGGAGTCATTTATCACTCTATGATAGTTAGCACAAGTACTAGGGTGAAATAGAAAAGGCTCAGATCAATCCCAACTGATCTGAGCCTTTAATTCTGTTTGATTTATTAGTATTTTCTAAAGAATACTCGATAATTCAAGTGAAGAAATTAATTTAAGGTGTGACTAGTTCATGAAATTTAAGTTATCTAATCAAAATCCTATAAACTAGCGACAGATAACCAATGTATTCAAGTTAATGAACTGTCTCTATTTTGAACATAATATAAAAGAACTTCATTTCAAAAAACCTTATTTAAACTTACAAACTGTAAGTATTCTTAACACTAAAAGCCACCTTCAAAAACAACACAGCCCCCGCCACAATATTTACACCCGGAATTGAAAGAGCTGCCACTATAATCGCAAGCTTTGACACCTTTGCTCCGCAGTAGATCGTCATCAGCTGAAAGTAAGTTTTCCGATCAATCTGCTTATTGATATATCTTTTTGTGAGGGAGGCAGCAATCAGAGCGATTGACCATGCGGATAGAGCAGGCAGGTAATTCCAGAGTGACGGATTTTCGATTAATTGATCCACCACCAGTTCAACATCTGCTGTCAGTTCCTTATTGCTGATTCCAGATGAGGCAGTCCCCAGTTTTTCGGCCAGCTCCTCAGTCAGGATCACCTGGTCTTTGCCGACTTCTTCAATTGCTTGATTCGCATAGGCCTCTGAGTCAGTCGCCTTCATTTGATAACTTTCAGCAGATCCGCTCTCGTCATAAATGACAATATCATAGTCTTCATGATTGGTATCCTCAAACATATAAGCATATATTGCATCATCGTCTTCATTTTCAATTTCTATATAATACACCTCATGAGCAATTCCTTTAATATTTGAAATCAGTCCCGTAAGCTGTTCTTCTTCAAGAGATTGCAAGTAGGCTTGCAGCTCATTGACATCTGCATTTGCCAACTCCTGATTACTCCGTTTTAAAGCCTCAATGATATAGCCGTGCTTTTCCATATCAAGCTGTGAACCCTGTGAATAAAAATGTCCCAGAGCGGTGGCGATCCCTATTTCATCCCAATTGTTCCTGACGATTTTTTTAATCTTATCCATTCATCTGCTCCATTTTATTTCTTACATCGTCTTTATTCATTTTTTTGCCTTCACTTTTACCGGACTTAAAGGCCCTAATCAGCTCTTCCTTAGTCGGTTCTTTTCCTTTCGCCTTTTCTCTGAAATAAAGGTCCATCACTTTTCCCATTCCAAATGTAAGACCGGCAACCAAAGGAATTGACATAATCCCACCGAGACCCGGAAGACCGATTTTATAAAGGCCGATAGCCGTCTGCTGGGCAGCAAAGCCTCCCCCGACAACACCGCCGAGATATTTCAACACATTCACTGCGCCGCTTTCTTTCAGATCAATCCCACGGATCTTTGCAATCTTATGCCCCATAAAGGCCTGGATTGGAGTAAGAATGAAAATATCAGCAAATGGAAGCGGCTGGATCGCGACAGCCGCACAAATCAAAGAAGTCGTGCCAATCATTTTATTGACCTTCTCATCCGGTGTTAGTGCGTCATTATTTTCAATCTCAAAAAACTCTTTAGAAAGCTGCTGCTTATACTTTTGAAACAAACTTTTCTGCTCCTGCGTCTCCATATCCGTGTCCACCCTTCAAAAACAATTTATAAATCTATCATATTACTTTTATCATATATATAAAACAAAATATGTTAAGA
Coding sequences:
- a CDS encoding McrB family protein translates to MRKNLNEYFLRERKIDYYLSLESVKDKMNFILNSFGLEGPFLVGTLKKTASGAIIIVDLIDPYKQIRLEKKIVEEAAITNTAYYGMGNNKDDVNAFVDEKVLFKFRPDETVGKQGILERGNVLRVVYGSIEIINRENINDLKRKIGIEPDIAEHSPDLKVIKNKKGNIYYNNAKNSNLIKGNISKKNKGSKSIDLNMSDLLKKQKKQLENREKNLIAKEEQITKIIEKLTYQEQELVERERFLEELGLIEKKRSSLSIKPEGTFKVSQINHDLIQNIQQYIFTNTHDHLKYETEVIENFTASLQTNQMIILSGSSGTGKTSLISAFSKSVGASFKVIPVQSSWLDRQDLLGYLNPLSKIYVSTPFLDAIKEAKNDEERLYIICLDEINLAQIEYYLADLLSLREHQEGIPLYSKQEYSFYLEEIKWYVKNRYNLRKEDDAEKLLKANLKINDKDIFKYSQRYNNLRKYGHNLNIPKNVRIVGTMNVDGTTKPLSPKVIDRSFIFEINKQNINLEMNKDLKEVFVPAENWSLSNLKIDETDFIKKLKEINSLLKECNAEINSRTEKHIYYLEISYNNLKKDPMEVHDLIIMGKVLPKINIFIDDTFNTHYQIQNEIEKLVGKKSKSYNKVTEMIAKSEVTNVFTYWG
- a CDS encoding nuclease domain-containing protein — its product is MEIKPIMINVHYDKNAELYERMLPVINIEEVAEIQFDPINECWYTFNHYQNYSVIEEEVVYAQIGFKVIRNGHEKKSEEVMYIKNDEGVNKKLFLYKDVWFELSKFKFNKKKKRIEYSSEKRDQIAGLNQSGNLIPILKTLSGQTIKDGKNVLFLPSSISLDNYRIMVADIFYVYIDLLRDSHSNVVLSRQKTKSLEWIKEIISIIEKPINKINRNPEQNFNVRISNEKINQSEKIFDPMTLIQQEIFLGKNKIKRPVIYKEVNTYENRIIKQFLMSLKFYINLYLKEKLIDSKKLNIESELKVLKAKKDFLTSFDKNDVQQLSDIEARYDKELKKYVQNLKVNLKKTLYHTHENTNMNNMINVELKFAVTIPIKSKKTDYINGDIETEYSTEWNNSSGKWDLELISYSYQKDTSGKIVVSSKTTEKFNKKFKLQLRSKNVNEHLSLLKSFKELENNKTYLYAISGNIQKDKEVFDFSNKDFIGKNEKGNYKKYNFLFSEIKEIYVNNNKIDLSRKYLLDDLVNELLSMDKTYAGILDKQMENRLKISSYKEQQGLRSQLSNILGEEQEYKKLYKKIKYLLSLKLFKDIEITNFEFVKATQLFLHNTDYRVVWEVLKQNKFLQTPSLFAKNNQNFISIKNVNDIYEIWSFIKMFYLLKNELGWKLEDKRSFTSEIELFLSGKNNKKKNLNEFIVNLYKNDHELELCYNPKLPRHNQASLTPDYRFIIRNKKNPTFHLTVYLDAKYRNYREQSENAWIRDIKEVAIEKYLRTTSTDIDLKGDLSFILHCDDQFGDEKEVEGTNYSAAYDKRFQELNGNKLYLGEESNYNQVFLKREEYGHRVGSIFMTPQSTFSFIKWFRMIMEYHVGDHKTCWRCGSTHNQVIETETSTETGYPKLYLECNTCGEFWVKVHCRNGHKLIKHTNNFHQQKDNSNSWYVICPLCFQGK